The window ATAAGAAAGGTTGCGATACCATATAGCTGACCGTCTTCCTGTTATTCACGAGCGATATATGACGGTTTTTATCGATGCCACGGATAAGCGATTGTTTCAATAAGGGCTACATGAAAATAGTATGTTATCGGACAAAAGTCTAGAACGCTTTTATCCATGATGCGATATTTCTACAATATGTACTCCGGTTCGGATATGATGGAGCCTCTCGAGAAGGCAAAATTCATCATACGTAACAATACCGAATCGGGCTATTTGGACGCTTATAACATCCTGATGCGCGAGTCCAAGAAGGACAGTGCAGAAGCGGATTACTACCTCGGACTCATGTATGCTCGCGGACAGGGAGTCCCGAAGAATTATGAATCTGCCTGCGCTTGGTTCGAGAAGGGCTTCGAAGGCGGACATCCTGGATGCGCATACTATCTTGGTATGATTTATCTCAAAGGCCTAAGTGTGGATCGCGATTCGCAGAAGGCAAAGGAATACTTCCTTATGGCTGCCGGAAGAGGCGATGTGCGCGCAGAGTATGAACTTGGGCTTCTTCATTTCAAGAATGATGAGATCCCTCGCGACTTGGAAGTATCGGCAAGCTGGATGAAACAGGCCGCGGAACACGGCCATGTGGAAGCACAGTTCGTTCTTGGACAATACTACAAGACCGGAGCCGGGGTCAAAGAGGACATACCTATGGCCGTAAGATGGCTGATGACGGCTGCTCTCAACGGGCATCAAGGGGCTCAGGTGCTTCTCGGTAACATGTACAGGACCGGTGACGGGGTACCTCAGAATAATGACGAGGCTGACCGCTGGTACGACATGGCCGACAGCAACAGATGATTATTACCAAGAAAAGAAGAGGAGGGCCGTACCCTCCTGAATTGTTTCACTTCAGTCCGACGATCTTTCCGTCGTCCTTCAGATCCATTCTCATGGCTGCAGGTACCTTGGGAAGACCGGGCATCAGGGTCAGCGTACCGCATTCGGGAACTATGAATCCTGCTCCAGCGGAGATGTTGATCTCTCTGACATGCAGCTTCCATCCCTTAGGCACACCCTTCAGAGTCGAGACATCAGACAGAGAGGCCTGTGTCTTGGCGATACAGATAGGGAGCTTTCCGAATCCATCCTTCTCGTAGCCTTCTATTCTCTTGTCCACGAGCGGATCGTATGTGACTCCGTCGGCTCCGTAGATGCTCTTCGCAATGATCTCGATCTTGTTTTTGATAGGCTGATCCAGGTCATAGAGGAACTTGAAGTCAGTCTTCGCACTGTCGATGGTATCAACGACAGTCTGGGCGAGAGCCTTGGAGCCCTCTCCTCCCTTCATGAAACCGTCATTGAATGCTACGGGAACACCCAACTTCATGCAGTGATCGCGGATGTAATCCATCTGCTCCTGCGTATCCTGAGCGAAGTGGTTGATTCCTACGACAACAGGCACTCCGTATGAACTCATGTTCTGGATGTGCTTGTCAAGGTTGCACATACCTTTCTCGAGGGCTTCGATGGTGAGTGTCGACTCATCCTCCAAAACTCCTCCTCCGTGAGTCATGAGCGCTTTGACTGTGGCGACTATGACAACGCATGAAGGCCTGAGACCAGATTCCCTGCATACGATGTCCATAAACTTCTCTCCTCCCAGATCGGAAGCGAAACCGGATTCCGTTACAACGTAGTCTGCGAGTTTCAGTGCAGTCTTGGTCGCAATTATGGAGTTATTTCCGTGGGCGATGTTTGCGAACGGGAATCCGTGAACGAAGACGGGTTGTCCTTCCAGTGTCTGAACAAGGTTGGGGTTGATGGCGTCCTTCAAAAGGACCATCATGGCTCCGACGCATTTGAGGTCCTTGACGGTGACAGGTTTGTTGTCATAAGTGTATGCAACGACGATTCTCTCGAGCCTTGCCCTGAGGTCTGCACGATCCTTAGCGAGACAGAGGATGGCAGCTATCTCGGAAGCGGATGTGATGATGAATCCAGATTCATGAGGCACACCTCCTTTGATCTTGTCTTTTCCGAGTCCGGTCACGATGTTCCTCAGTTCACGGACGTTCATGTCGACGGTCTTTCTCCAGACGACGCGGGCGGGATCGATGTTGTATGGGTTGTCCCTGACGAGTTCGTTGTCAACGATAGCGGACAGCAGATTGTGTGCGGCGGCGACGGCATGGATGTCGCCTGTGAAATGGAGATCGATATCCCACATGGGATAGACCTGGGCATATCCTCCTCCGGTCGCTCCTCCCTTGATACCGAAAGTTGGTCCGAGAGAGGGTTCCCTCAACGCACCGACGACATTCTTTCCCAGTGCTCCGAGACCTTCCATGAGTCCGATAGACGTGACGGTCTTTCCCTCACCAGCAGGTGTAGGTGTGATGGCAGTGACCATGATGAGCTTACCGTCCTGTTTGTCCTTGAGCCTCTCAAGGTTCTCGATAGGTACCTTCGCGATGTACTTTCCGTAGGGACTGATGTCATCCTCTGTAAGCCCGAGTTTGGCAGCAATCTCTTTGATAGGTTTCGGATTTGCCTCGTACGCAATCTCGATGTCAGTCAACATGAGTGGTGCCAATCATTGTGCGTAGATAATATTAGTCACTGTTAGGACCCTAATTGATAAAATTCTTAGGAGTGCCTAAATGTTTAAATATAATTTAGTCATTCCTAAATCTGTGAACGAATGATGCAATACATCATCGGTCAGAAACGGAATCGGCGTCAATGCTGATTCCGATAAACTGTTTAGTACCACTATCCGGGGATCGGGGGATCTCCGGACCTTCAAACGTCTTAGGGCATTAGGAAACAAAAGAACCGCCAACCTCTGTAGGATGTAGCCGATAATCAATTGGTTCTGTTGGTTCCTAGTACAAAATTAGTAACCTCGGCCGGAGGCGGTAGGGCGCCTCCGGCAATATTTCCCATACATCTGTTATAAACAACTGCTAACAATTATTAGGCAACCTTAAATACATAGTTTAGGATAGCCTTAAACATGAACATGGAGGTCACACAATCCGCAGGTTTCAACTCTGTTAGTGAAAACACCAGCGGACCTTTGGTTCCTATTTCATTTCTTAAGAGTGGGGAATCGGGGAAGGTTGTGAAGATCTCGGGTAAAAAGGAAGTCAAAAGCTTCCTTGAGGGTCTGGGATTCATTCCTGGAACGCCTGTTAAGATAGTTAATCGTGACAACTCTGGCCGCATACTTGAAATAAGAGGTTCGAGAATAGCTATCGATGACGGTATGGCCATGAAGATCATGGTCACCCAATGAGAGATCGCCATGAAGACCCTCAGTGACATCCCTATAGGCGGAACTGCCAAAGTAAAGAAGCTTTACGGGGAAGGAGCTGTAAGAAGACATATTATGGATATGGGCATCACCAAGGGCGTAAGTATCGAAATAAGAAAAGTTGCCCCTTTGGGAGATCCCATCGAAATAACTGTGCGCGGGTACCAACTCACGCTCAGGAAAGCCGATGCCGAGCTCATCGAAGTCGAGTGACTTTGAATGAGGGCTCTGAATGACACTGACTATCGCACTGGCGGGTAATCCAAACTGCGGAAAAACCACACTTTTCAATGCATTGACAGGGTCATCTCAGCGCGTAGGAAACTGGCCTGGCGTAACGATTGACAGAAAAGTCGGAAAGATCAGAGGGACCGATGCTGAGTTGGTTGACCTTCCCGGGATATACTCTCTATCGCCATATTCACCCGAGGAAATTGTTTCCAGGGATTATATCGTCCATGAAAAACCGGATGCCATCATAAACATCGTCGATGCAACAAACCTTGAGAGGAACCTGTACCTGACCATGCAGATCATAGACATGGGCATACCGATGGTATTGGCCATGAACATGATGGATGAAGTTGAGAAACGGGGCGACCACATCGACGTCAGCTTCATCTCAGATTCGATCGGCATTCCAGTCATCCCTATCTCCGCAGCAAAGAAAGATAACATCGACAAACTTGTTGAGAAGATTATCGAAGTTGCTGAAAAGAGAGAGTGTCCCCCGGAAATCGTATATGACGTTTCTGTGGAAAAAACAGTGAAGGCTGCTGAAAAAGCACTCGAAGGCAAGGTCCCGACAGAGAACATCAGATTCTATGCGTTCAAATTGATCGACGGGGACCCTCTTGTCAATAAGGAATTCCCAGGCGCCAGAGACGAGATCAAAGAGGAAATATGTGCTCTGGAGAAAGAGCATGATGACCTAGCGGATTCCATAATTGCAGACTGCAGATACACCAAAATCGTAGAGATCGTCCACAAGGCGATTACCAAAGCTCCGCGCGACGAACGCGGAACCCTATCCGACCGTATCGACAGAATAGTCACTCATAAAATCGTCGGCATCCCAATTTTCATTGTCATTATCGCTATCGTTTATTTCGTAGCACTCTACGACGGTCCGCTGATGACATCACCAGGTGCTTGGGCCACCGGGGCGTTGAATGACTGGTTCGACTCTTTCAGGGAGGATGTCGCCGACTGGTGTCTGAGCAATGACGTGAGTGAGATTACCACAGGCATACTGACGGACGGAATAATGGCCGGAGTAGGTGCTGTCCTTGGATTCTTGCCACAAATCGCTATCATGTTCACGTGCCTGATCATCTTGGAAGAAATCGGGTATATGGCCCGTGTCGCTTTCGTCATGGACCGTATCTTCAGATACTTCAACCTCTCAGGAAAATCCTTCATCCCTCTTCTTGTTGGTACCGGCTGCGGAGTACCCGGCGTTATGTCCTCTAGGACCATAGAGAGCGAATCGGACCGCCGCATCACCGCTATGACGGTGACATTTATGCCCTGCAGCGCTAAACTCCCCATCATCTCAGCAATCGCAGGAGCCATGGCCGGGAACATGTGGGTGGCAGTCTACGCATACTTCATGGGGATCATGCTTGTGATCCTGTCCGGTATCGTCCTGAAGAAATTCCAAAAACTGTCCGGCAATCCAGCACCGTTCATAATGGAACTCCCGCCATATCATGTACCTAAGCTGTACGGTGTCCTCAAAGGAATCTTTGACAGATGCTGGTCATTCGTGAAGAAGGCATTCACTGTTGTCCTCCTTGCATCCGTTATCGTCTGGTTCCTCTGCCACTTCAACTTCACATTCGATTATCTGGATTCGGACGAATTGATGAATGAATCCATCCTCGCCACCATTGGAAACTACCTTGCATACATCTTCGTTCCGCTAGGATGGGGTGACAACTGGGAGCTCGCAGCATCCACCGTAACCGGACTGATGGCAAAGGAGAACATTGTCGCCACATTAGGAGTGCTTCTTGTAGGCGATTCTGAGGCTTCAGTAACATCCGTGTCAGAGGCGCTTGCGGCCATGCTCGGAAACCAAGCGGCAATCCTCTCATTCTTCAGCTTCAACATATTCTGCGCACCGTGCGTTGCCGCGATAGGCGCCATACACAGAGAACTCGGTACATGGAAGGCCACCGGACTTGGAGTGCTCTATCAATGCACGGTTTCTTATCTTATCGCATTGATTGTCTTTGTGGTATACGGAACGATTCTCGGGGTGGACATCGACTGGTTCTCATACGTATTGGCCGTATTGAGTGTTGTCGCCCTGGTCTACGTTTTGTTGTCCAAGGATCCGTTCAGACAGAGAAGGGAGGTCGATGCATGAACGTATATGAATTGATCATAATCGCAGTGGTAGCGTTATTGGTCATCAACGCCATAGTTTTCTTGATCAGAAGCAGACGCAGGGGAAAGAACGGTTGCAGTTGTGAAAGGTCATGCAGCAACTGCACTGGATGTTCCGGACCCAATGTGACTATAGAGGATGATTCCAAGAAGGAATGATCGATTCTTTATCTTTGCCAGTTTCCTGCATTGAGGAAACCCTCGGTTTAGTGTCAGAATTGATGACTCAACAGAATTATCTAGGAACCTTAGACACAGAACCGAAAGTGGAAGGGAGATGTCTGGGTAGGGGTGTTTTGGATTGCACTTTCGGGGACCCCTGTCTTAACTTAATATAGTAACCATACGGTGTGTTCCATGGAGGCATTCCATGGACAGGACGATGAGGACCTTGGTCGTAAGATTATATCCCAACAGAGAGCAGGAGCGCCAGCTTAACGATTGTCTGGATGTCTGCCATGATCTGTACAACAACCTCCTTGAACACTGCATACAGATTCATAAGGACGGCGGGAAGCATCCGTCCGCCTATGATTTGGAGAAACTTCTGCCTGACATGAAGAAGGCAGATCCGAAGCTGAAGATGGTGTACTCCCAGGTATTATACGATGTCTGTGTCCGTTTGAGCAGGGCGTTCGACGGATTCTTCAGGCGTGTGAAGGAGGATCCCGAGCATGCGGGCTTCCCGAGATTCAAGTCATGGAAGAGGTACGATTCGTTCACCTATCCGCAATTTGGATTCAAGCTGTCTTCGAATCATATCAGGCTGAGTCCATGGAAGACGGATGTGAGGATCAGGGGATACCGCAAGATCGGCGGCACCGTGAAGACGTGCACTGTCATCAGAAAAGGTGCGGGGCCCAAATACCGCTGGGAGGCTGCGCTGACGTTCGAGATGGATTCCAAGGGTGGCGGAACGGCCGTACAGACCCTCATCGAACCGACCAGGCCCATAGGCATAGACCTCGGTCTGAAGAACATGGTGGTGACATCGGATGGTGCAACCTATCCCAACAGGAAGAACTACATACAAGCGGAAAGACAGGTATCGAAGATCCTCAGGAAGATGTCCAAATACGAGAAAGGATCCAAAGAGAGGGAGAGATACCGCCAGAGGCTGTTCCATGCCTTCGAGAGACTGAACAACGTCAACAAGGGATATATCCACGAGGTCGTGAACGGCCTTCTGGAGAATCATGATATGATAGTGACGGAGGACATCCGCATCAAGGACCTTACCGACAAGAGCAGATCCAAAGGGATGAGGAAGTCCTTCAGGGATGCGAACTGGGGGAAGTTCATCTTCACAC is drawn from Thermoplasmata archaeon and contains these coding sequences:
- a CDS encoding transposase, which gives rise to MDRTMRTLVVRLYPNREQERQLNDCLDVCHDLYNNLLEHCIQIHKDGGKHPSAYDLEKLLPDMKKADPKLKMVYSQVLYDVCVRLSRAFDGFFRRVKEDPEHAGFPRFKSWKRYDSFTYPQFGFKLSSNHIRLSPWKTDVRIRGYRKIGGTVKTCTVIRKGAGPKYRWEAALTFEMDSKGGGTAVQTLIEPTRPIGIDLGLKNMVVTSDGATYPNRKNYIQAERQVSKILRKMSKYEKGSKERERYRQRLFHAFERLNNVNKGYIHEVVNGLLENHDMIVTEDIRIKDLTDKSRSKGMRKSFRDANWGKFIFTLGYKAAEAGIQMVKVDPAYTSQQCSKCGLLVPKDLSVRRHVCPHCGLDVDRD
- a CDS encoding ferrous iron transport protein A codes for the protein MNMEVTQSAGFNSVSENTSGPLVPISFLKSGESGKVVKISGKKEVKSFLEGLGFIPGTPVKIVNRDNSGRILEIRGSRIAIDDGMAMKIMVTQ
- a CDS encoding sel1 repeat family protein, producing MMRYFYNMYSGSDMMEPLEKAKFIIRNNTESGYLDAYNILMRESKKDSAEADYYLGLMYARGQGVPKNYESACAWFEKGFEGGHPGCAYYLGMIYLKGLSVDRDSQKAKEYFLMAAGRGDVRAEYELGLLHFKNDEIPRDLEVSASWMKQAAEHGHVEAQFVLGQYYKTGAGVKEDIPMAVRWLMTAALNGHQGAQVLLGNMYRTGDGVPQNNDEADRWYDMADSNR
- the feoB gene encoding ferrous iron transport protein B, encoding MTLTIALAGNPNCGKTTLFNALTGSSQRVGNWPGVTIDRKVGKIRGTDAELVDLPGIYSLSPYSPEEIVSRDYIVHEKPDAIINIVDATNLERNLYLTMQIIDMGIPMVLAMNMMDEVEKRGDHIDVSFISDSIGIPVIPISAAKKDNIDKLVEKIIEVAEKRECPPEIVYDVSVEKTVKAAEKALEGKVPTENIRFYAFKLIDGDPLVNKEFPGARDEIKEEICALEKEHDDLADSIIADCRYTKIVEIVHKAITKAPRDERGTLSDRIDRIVTHKIVGIPIFIVIIAIVYFVALYDGPLMTSPGAWATGALNDWFDSFREDVADWCLSNDVSEITTGILTDGIMAGVGAVLGFLPQIAIMFTCLIILEEIGYMARVAFVMDRIFRYFNLSGKSFIPLLVGTGCGVPGVMSSRTIESESDRRITAMTVTFMPCSAKLPIISAIAGAMAGNMWVAVYAYFMGIMLVILSGIVLKKFQKLSGNPAPFIMELPPYHVPKLYGVLKGIFDRCWSFVKKAFTVVLLASVIVWFLCHFNFTFDYLDSDELMNESILATIGNYLAYIFVPLGWGDNWELAASTVTGLMAKENIVATLGVLLVGDSEASVTSVSEALAAMLGNQAAILSFFSFNIFCAPCVAAIGAIHRELGTWKATGLGVLYQCTVSYLIALIVFVVYGTILGVDIDWFSYVLAVLSVVALVYVLLSKDPFRQRREVDA
- a CDS encoding formate--tetrahydrofolate ligase → MLTDIEIAYEANPKPIKEIAAKLGLTEDDISPYGKYIAKVPIENLERLKDKQDGKLIMVTAITPTPAGEGKTVTSIGLMEGLGALGKNVVGALREPSLGPTFGIKGGATGGGYAQVYPMWDIDLHFTGDIHAVAAAHNLLSAIVDNELVRDNPYNIDPARVVWRKTVDMNVRELRNIVTGLGKDKIKGGVPHESGFIITSASEIAAILCLAKDRADLRARLERIVVAYTYDNKPVTVKDLKCVGAMMVLLKDAINPNLVQTLEGQPVFVHGFPFANIAHGNNSIIATKTALKLADYVVTESGFASDLGGEKFMDIVCRESGLRPSCVVIVATVKALMTHGGGVLEDESTLTIEALEKGMCNLDKHIQNMSSYGVPVVVGINHFAQDTQEQMDYIRDHCMKLGVPVAFNDGFMKGGEGSKALAQTVVDTIDSAKTDFKFLYDLDQPIKNKIEIIAKSIYGADGVTYDPLVDKRIEGYEKDGFGKLPICIAKTQASLSDVSTLKGVPKGWKLHVREINISAGAGFIVPECGTLTLMPGLPKVPAAMRMDLKDDGKIVGLK
- a CDS encoding ferrous iron transport protein A, with amino-acid sequence MKTLSDIPIGGTAKVKKLYGEGAVRRHIMDMGITKGVSIEIRKVAPLGDPIEITVRGYQLTLRKADAELIEVE
- a CDS encoding FeoB-associated Cys-rich membrane protein is translated as MNVYELIIIAVVALLVINAIVFLIRSRRRGKNGCSCERSCSNCTGCSGPNVTIEDDSKKE